DNA sequence from the Peromyscus eremicus chromosome 7, PerEre_H2_v1, whole genome shotgun sequence genome:
atacacaaaataacaaatatttaaggTTGCCGTCCAAGTACAAGAAGTAGCAAAGCCTAAGCCGTAGGAAGGAGTGTGTGCTCAGCCTGTCCATTCAGAGAGGCTGAAAAACATGGGAGCGTGTGAAAGAGGCAAGAAGCTAAAAAATGAATGATAAGAAACATGAATGTAACTATCATTTACCGAGAAACAGATTATTGGCAGTGCCGCAGAAGTCCATTCCTGCCATCTGCCTTCTGCTTCTGTCCCCAAGTGTGGTGCTTGACCATCCTTCTTTGTTTTGAAGTTTTATCACCCGTGTCTGTGTTCCTAAGCAACACAGTTaagctccctgctctggactTTGTGTAAATGGAGTCACATTCTCTGCTGCTCTTGCAAATCCCCCTTTTATCCCACAGTTATGTTGTGAGATCCCGCCGTCTTGTTCTGCGTAGCTACAGTATGTCATGCATTCTCTTTACCCCACAACATTCAAATGTATGTGAACACTACATCCATTCTATGGTTGGTGACCAGTTCTTTACAGTTTGTGGTCCTGTGGGGCCATGTTCCGGGTTCCTTTGCTGTAAGCACTTCTAACATGCTCCCCTCTCCTCAGCTCCTCTGAACACTCACGAACATTCTGTTCTCCTCTGTTACCCactcattttcttctccttcttcttcttcttcttcttcttcttcttcttcttcttcttcttcttcttcttcttcttctcctcctcctcctcctcctcctcctccttctcctcctcctcctcctcctccttctccttcttcttcttcttcttctctactctgggAAACTGTGCGTAAAGATTTTCACTGGCAGTTGACAATTTACATCATGCCAAAGGCTGAAAGAGGGATAAAATGGAAAGaggaggggctggcaagatgaccccgcagataaaggcacttgctgctgctGAGGTCGATAACTTTAGTCCAACCCCAAGGTTCCCCAGGTGGAAAGAGTGGTTCTCTGACCTCCGCATGTATCCTGtgacacacatgtgtacctgccCCTAATACagacaaataaatgtaatgaaaattaagaattaaaaggaaatgaaatataaatCAGTCATCATtggctatattttaaaatgagatccTATAAGCCATTCATTGGTATAACATAGTATGAACCTATACATTATACTAACAATTATATAATAAAAGCTGATTATCTATGCAATTATATCTGCCGGTATCTATGCAATTAATAATTTGGTACATTGACactacaacaaaaataacagttATAGTTAATTCAGTCAGGCTGAAAGGTTGCTACAAAGCTTTGATCTTTTGCAAACCAGTACCTTTCCATCTAAACTTTCTCCTTCCATGATAGAATTTTGTTCTACAATAATAGTATCTACTTAAATTATCTAAAatacagaaattttaaattttgttttgatgaTATAAATCAAGCATCAGTTTCACTACTTCATCAAAATTAGTAATCTGATTGACAGTGTCATCTACGTTCTTGGAGTATAGTTTCCTGCACGTGCAATCTGTATGCACGTTAAAGATATCATCTCTGCTGTCTGAAATGTTTATAATCTAGGCACATCCTGAGCTTGACTAAAAATAACTGGCACAAGCCCTTGTTGAAACAGAAATGCTCATGAGGTTAACACTTGTTCTTTGGACTGAGTACCTGATGTGCGAGGGACTTCTGGTTGACCCCTGCAGGCTCTGTGCCCGTGTAGGCTTGTCCAAAGCCAGGCAGCTGTTGGGGCTCCTTTATCCTTTCACCAGGGTTGGATGAAGACCTAGGGCAGCTTTAAATCTGAAGGATGATGTTATCCTACTCCTAAATGTGATCCAAAGAAAGGGCAATATtaaactataatttttttttctgttttggtgtcCCTGCTTGCAGATATTCCAAACAGCAAATGTGACACGTGTATACAGACATGCATaagataaagagagaaaaatctaatattttatttcttacccAAAACAATGCAATTAATATAGGATAAATTTATTGGCCTTGGGATGTCAGCAGAAAGGGAAACCAGGCTGTCTGTGTTCATCCATGCTCTTCAGAGaaacacagctctctctctctctctctctctctctctctctctctctctctgcatgtgtgtgtgtgcgcgcgcgcacacgtgcATATGTGTTTGAGAAATTGGCTCATATCATTGTAAAGGTTGGCAAAGTCCAAAATCTTCAAGGTCCACTGCCAGGCTGGAGCCTCAGAGAGGAGTGCAGCAAGGCTAGTTCCTTTAAGGCGTTTCTCCTTGGACTGAGGATGGCCAGCATTTCTGTGTTTCTGCAATGTCTTTCCTCTATAATGTTTATGTCCTGGCCTACTCTCCCTAGGACACCAGTGATATTGAATTAGGGCTCACTAGAGCAACTGCTCTATTTAGTTTCTCTTTCTGTGGTAAAAccctggccaaaagcaacttcaggtggaaggatttatttttagctcACAGGTATAGTCCATCCTGGAGGAGAGCCACGGCAGGAACTCAGGGTAGGAACTCAGAGGCACAAACTGAAGTTTGTGTGGGGGTACATAAGTGTAGGTGCCCAAGAaggcagaggcatcagatcctaccAGAGccggagttataggcagttgtgagcctcctaatGTGGGAGGAATTATTCATTTGAGGTccttcttctcaggtgactctagtttataTCAAGTTGTGCTGAAGCTACCTGTGACAGTGACCTCATATTAACTTAATTACCTCTTGGAAGATTCTATCTCCAAACACAGTCGCATTCTTAGGTATTGGGGACTAGGATTTCGATGTGTAAGTCTGGGGGGAAGGGTGGGCAAGTCAGCACAAACACTCTCCTTTTCCATAACACTTCATTTTCCTCCGAAGGAAGGCTGGATATCTTCCAAGAATATTCACCTATCCCCCAATTGTCTCTCTTACTTTGTTAGGAAGCAAGGACAAGCCGGAGGTCCTTAGTGTGCTCTCAGAAGTCTGTCAGGAGTTCTCACCCAGCAACTCAGAAGATGGAGCGGTCTACCCAGGAGCTGTTTCTCAACTTCACGGTTGTCCTGATCACCGTTCTCCTTATGTGGCTTCTCGTGAGGTCCTACCAATACTGAGGGGCCATGCCGCCCTCCTGGGAGTGACTGCTGTGTGCCCTGAGCTTCCGCTGCTCTTATTATTATGGGATGCCATTCTTGGCACCTCTAGCATCTCTGACCCACACTCACAATGCCTGACACACAGCAGCACTAGGTCCAACGTGTGTTTTCCAAAGATGCCGTTCTTGTGGGCTGCCAAAAGCTTGTCAGCCAGTGAGCCTTAGGCTTGTTCCCTAGCAAATGCACTATCCAGGCCACCAGGTTAAAATTAAACTGGATTCCTGATGATGTGGAATAACAACAAGCTACTGGTCTGTGTCAACACATATGCCCCCACCCACGCTGTGTGCCCCCAAACTAACTCAGCCCTTCAGAAGAAATGTACGAGGAAATCTCTGCCAGTCCCTTGAGTTCCCATGTGAATAAAGTTAAGCTACTCATGAAAACGGCGTTCAGAATTTATTTTAGCTTCTGTGTGACCCTTGGCTGGGACGGAAGTGACAAATAGCACATTATTTCTAGCATTTGAGATTAGCCAAGATGCTCCAGCTGCCTAGGATCTGAAAGCAAGACAAGCCAGAGTGTCCCATTTCAAATGATTCCGTTGCCTCTCAAAGCTTTCCTCCACTAAGCCTACGGCCAGAGGGAGAATAACTCCAGCCTGCTAGAGTCTTGGGTCAGAGCCCAGCATTCCCACAAAAAGCACAGGATTCCTCTCAAGTCTCGTGCTTTTTCCATAGCTCTCACAAGAAATGGGCTCAGGAGGTGATTCGGTTGATAAAGTTTGTAAGTTCAAGGGCCTGAGCTTTAGATCCTCAAAAGCCAGGTGAAAACCCAGGGTAGTGGTGTGAGCTCATAATTCCAGTGATAACgagataggaggcagaggcagatcctGGAGACTTTCTGGCATGCCAGACTAGCCTCCTTGACAAAGTTCCACACCACGAGCAACTCTCCAGTAAAAGATGGGGGGCACCTGAGTTATGACACCTGAAGGTTGTTCTTTAACTttcacatgcacacctgcatatATAAGTGTACCCCTAAACATGCACACAaacgtacaaacacacacacacacacacacacacacacacacacacacacacgtccaaaacacatgcaaacacgtgaacatgcacacatatctaCATATGCACTACTCACATTGCTATGTCTGTCTGCAAGTACATGTTTAGAGTAGTTAAGCCCTGAGGAAAGCTAGAGCATGATCCATATCCCTATGGTAGCATGTTCTAATTTGGTTCTTGTCCTTATGCAAACAGGGTTGGACACGAGGACAATttcaggaaggggaaatggaaaacACACATTTGCATATGTGTTCACAAGGCAAACATAGCGTGTTGCTGGTGTATCCCATTCTAAATGGATGGACCATGAGAACTGGctgcagacaagcctgtagggcattttcttaattattgatgggggagggcctaggccattgtgggtggctccatccctgggctggttgtcctgggtgctataagaaagtaggctgagtgagccatgatgagcaagccagtaagcagctcccctccatggcctctacatcagctcctgcctccaggttcctgccctgcttgagttcctgccctgactgcttttgatgatgaaatgTTATATGCAACCAGTAGTGAAATAAACTCTCCCttctccatgttgcttttggtcatgatgtttcatcttTCATCAAAGTAATAGAAAtacacatctggaatcccaggaCCAGGGATGTTAAGGCAgtaggattatgagttcaagaccaccccaGGCTATACATATtttctatctcaaacaaacaaacaaacaaacaaacaacccctacAAAAAAATAAACCCCAAACCAGAACAAGACACACACTTGTATTCTTGTCTCACAACTTCAGCACTATCTCCAGCTCCCACCTCTTCTCAATGGGGCTCTGGTCTAGTTGCCCCCTTAAAGCATTCAGATCAATCCGTGTCCCAGCCCACAACTGTAAGAAGACTCCAAGAAACTGTGACAAAAAGATGTTTCTGGTTTTGCTTCACTCACGCAGACTGGAGTACATGAAACGATCAGAAGATGGTGGTGTTTGCATGATTTTCTTATTGAATTTGGGGCTTTCAATCAGTCTACAAGGCAGCTCTGGGAGACAGTCTATTCTTCAAAACTCATTATTTCCTATCACTTCATTCTTCCTTTCGCAACGCTGGAACACAGCTCCTTGGGCCACTTGAGTACATGGTCTGTGCCATACTTATATGGCACCCCTGAAGCCTTCCTCAGCTGGGAGGTGTATCTATCCCTACCCACAATCCTTTCCTGAATGCCTGGAGCACCCTATAAAGTAGTCAGGGACAAAAGTCAGCCACttctgctgtttgttttcttctgatgCTAGCCACTGTTCTAGGCATTTGATTCCTTTTTGGTCTCAGAATTATCATTATCATTTTGTACAGAAGGCCTTTCTTAGTGGATCTATGGGTACCTATAGTCTTTTGGTTGCCTGCCTTATCTTCCTCTCCTCAGCTCTCCTTTGGAACCCCTTCTTGCTATTTGTAGTTTCAAGTATGTCCTCTGTCTTCTCTTGCCACGACCTTGCAGAGCTATCATATTGTCTGAATGTCCCACTGTTTTCCTGGCTAACTCCTGCTCACTCACTAAGAATGCCATTAAGTGTTAGTGCCTCTTGGAAACTGTCCCCAGATAATTCCCTGCTCTCTGGGCCTCATGCCTGCATTCTCATGGCACTTATCACAttgtgttggtttgtttgtgtctctcctgtgtgtgtgtcttctctgtGCAGACACCCTTCAATGCTTAATTTTAGTTTCAGGTGGTCCAGCATCATCATTGGCTAAGTATCTGTTGAAGACATTGTGACTGCCTTGCCAGATAGTAAAAGCTTTGGAATAGATAGATGTTTTTATGACGAAATACATGGCCTGTGCTCCCCaccatacttttaaaaaacaggCATGTGGGGAAAAAACTGGTATAGTTCTAAAAGTTCTACCATTAATGAACaaactaaacttaaaaaaaaaaaaaaaccttcctacAGTTGGAACAGCCTTTTCAAAGGCCATTAGCTCCCCCATGAAATATTCATGATGCTTGCTTTTTTTGATCTTTCTCTATCACCACCCTGAACAAGTTGACAATGTTTATGAATTACTCATCAAAGCCTGATGTGTTGAGCATATTTTCAAGTTCATCTACCAACATGAGAAATTTTCATTATTCAAGCCGTGTGTAGTTGGGGTCGAACTTCATGTATCTATTCATTGGATGCCTCCTGTGTGTTAAGAACTCTCatggggggtggagagatggctcagtggttaaaagccctggctgctcttccagaggtctcaaGTTCATctctcagctcccacatggcagctcacaactgtctgtaactcaagttccaggggatctgacaccctcacaccaatgctcataaaataaaaatacattattaaaaaaaagagctcTCAGGGGTTCTATTTCATTTAATCACTTTTATCATGTGaaatatttggtttttatttgaattttatttatttagatttttttttttaaagacagggtctcactatagagCCCaaattggcttcaaactcacaatcccctgcctcagcttctcaaagtgctgggattactacacctgcttgttttgtagttagaaattttatttatttatttatttgagacactGCTCTGTCTAGGCTGGTCTCTGGACTCAAGGGATCATCTTACCTGAACCTCTGAATTACATAAGTATGCAACACTGGGTGTGTAGAGTCAATGAAAGATTTATCTTTGTTCTTATCTCAAAATTGAGAAAATGGATGCTCAGAAAAGACATGTACTTAGCCCTAAGAGACAGAACATAAAAGCAAATTTAGTTCTATCCAGTTCTGAGACCAGGTAGCCACACTTCTCTCCAATTATGGATATTAGGTAGTGAGGAATTAGCAGGCTGAGAAGTTAATGAGGATGGACCCCTCCCTCATaacaagggagagggagaggagagcagaggaaggggaaggggagtggAAGAgatagggagaggaggagggggagcgggagagggagagagaccccAGTAGCCTCACACCATCAGGAGAATGATTCAGAGTTTACGTTAATTTCCTTACTGTGGTCTGTAAATGCCAAAGGTATGGTGTACATGAATGCAGCCTCCAGGCAAATACTTCATATGTCGTACAGCTTAGCCACATAACATGTGCAACTTGTACAATTTTCTGTCTCCCAAGAAACAGAGCCCTGGaaccacatctttttttttttttttttttttccccccgagacagggtttctctgcgtagctttgcacctttcctggaacttgctttgtagaccaggctggtctcgaactcacagagatccgcctgcctctgcctcctgagtgctgggattaaaggtgtgtgccaccaccgcctggcaggaacCACATCTTTCAACTGGGCAGTGGATGATAAGAGAGAATGATGGTGGCTGGTCAGCTGTGTCCAGTGTCTGTGTTAACTGTGGGGATTAATCGGAGATGACTCCATCTCCAGCATTAGCTGGGGTATACACTTGCAGGGATTTGTCACGTGGTAATTCTCATCTCTTACTCATTAGATTATTAAAAATAACGGTCTGGGAAAAGCAGCATCTCTGGATTCACAGACAGCATTTGGCTTACTAATACGTAACCCTCACGCAAgcctctgacttctgtgggcctTATTTCCTCAGCCATAAAAACAGGAGGAGGGCTGAGAAGAGAGCTCAGTTGGCAAGGGGCTTGTGTTGGTGACATGGAGAACCCGACtccaatccccagaagccatatGTGAAAGCCAGGAGTGGTCTTGGATGCTCATAATCCCAGTGCAGGGGAGGCAGACCTCTAGGCTGTAACACCAGGGGATACCATGGCTCTGTAGTCATCACAGCGAAATGGAACAGTACAATAACATCCAGGTCTATGGTAAGAAGGCTTTAACACTCCTTCCTTGAAGGGAGTGGGGTGTCACCAGACCCACGCCTGAGATTTCACCCGCCAAGTGCATCCAGTTGCACACTGTGGTCCTGGGGTCAGGTTCTGTATTTTATAGGCTGTGGAAGGATGACTAGGGGCAGGGGGAGGACTCCAGTGATGTGGCTTTTGTAAATTGTCATCCTGGGATGAGGCTTTTTGGTGCTGTAACTGTTACCACCTAAGGGCCTTGATAGAGTTCGTTTCTCCGTCAATTAAAGAATTACAAGGTAGGAAATCTCTCCAGTTTGACAGGCGGCAGCAGGGAAATCTTGGACACAGCATATAGCAGCAGTAGAAGAAAGGTTTTCATTGAgggagaggaaacacacacatacagcaacCCCACAGAGGAGAAGACCCCCTCACAAGCAGAGGGGGAACTTGGAAAGCCAAAAATCCAGtctcttctctgtttttttttaagcctctGAAGAATTTTCCTCCTCTAACTCAGGCTGGTCAGTTTGAAGACAGGCTGGCTGATTGGTTCACAATTATTGTGTAATATGCCCTAATCCAGCCTTGAAATTGAGCCAGTCCATCAGCAAGAGGCCTTCTGGCTGGAGAAAAAGCCAACATgcctttgttttaagctgccaggcttttgtctcaggtCAGGAGAGTGAGGAAGAAGCCGGCCATCTTGGAAGTCCAGTGTCTTTATTACCTGCCGGCCAGAGACTAACTTGGAGTCAGCCGTGCTCCTGGAAGTGACCTTCCTTAAACTCATTGCTCCACCAGGCTGGACTTGTGGGCTCCTTTCTCTGGTCCGTGGTGATTAGACACTGTTTTCGTCTCCCCAGGAGAAGTCACACCACAGGTGTTGGCCGTATGGCTGCTGCGTTGCTTCAGAGTTATTTTAGGAAAGACGATAATGAAACACTTTGCGGAAGTTGACGATTTCTTTAAACAGAGGAAGGAGGCGAGTTGTAGTTTCCTTGTCTCTGAGGAGTATAACAGTTCTCACATATACAAGGGCTACATGAATGACAGCATCTGGACTCCTTGCTCAGTTGCAGACTGCTGCACCCACCCCAGACCCCTAAAGATTGAGGGCTGGATTGCCATATCCATCATCCataaatcctcctcctcctctttttcttcctcttcctcttcctcttcctcctcctcctcctcctcctcctcctcctcctcctcctcctcctcctcctcctcttcttcttcttcttcttcttcttcttcttcttcttcttcttcttcttcttcttcttcttcttctgcttctacttcttcttcttcttcttcttcttcttctgagacagggtttctctgtgtggttttggtgtctgtcctgggactctccctgtagaccaggctggcctcaaattcacagagatctgcctgtctctgcctcctgagtgctgggcctaCCGCCGCCCAGCATAAATCCACTTCTCAGGTGATCCCTTTACTTGCTAAGGTTTGAGAACCATTGTTTACAGCACCCCGTCACATCCGCCCATAGGACTTGCATTCTAATTATTACCCTGGACTCAGCAGTTGGCCTGAGAAGCTTGCACATGACCTCTTCGTCTGAGGGACCACGGACTTTTTTAAATCTCATCCTCATGAACTACCAGTTTATGTTCttgcctttcctgcctctcttGGCATCCTCAGCCTTGCTTCCTCGAGAGTCACACACAGGCTCACTGGTGTTGTGGAGGAAAGCAGGGAAGAGAGACGCCTTAGGATAGGGAAGAAAGTAGAGATGGAGAAAAATAGTGGACCCTTCCTCTGCAACCAGGACTAAGTGAAGGAGCAAGTGAATACGGGAGGAGAGTGCTGTGCCAATGACCTATAAAGAGCCACACTTCCACGCTGGTCTTTCTCCCTTAATAAATTACTTCTTTTGTTACTATCCACTCACCTCTGTACAAATCTTGGTGAGGGACTCGAGTACCTAGAAACCCCCACGGGTGCCCTCCAGACTCCAACATCCACTCACAGCAGTTCTAGCTCAAACAAGCTTGTATCGTTGTGCCAGGAAATTCCGACTGTGTCAATAGATATAATTAGTGAAAGgtgggctggaggggtggctcgGTGGGGATGGGGACGTGACTTCTGGTTCTCAGCACCCTCGTAAAAGCTGAACATGGCACACAGGCACCTGTAGCCCAGTACCTGGGAGTGTCataagaggcagagataggcagaccCCAGAGCCtttctggtcagccagtctaactGACTTGGTGAGCTCCTGGTTAGGTAAGTCAGGTGGAGGCACCAAGGAAGACATGTCACACTGGacttggcctccacatgtgtactcTTGGGGAAGTGCACCCGCTCACACACTGAAGAgttaatgcttttatttatttattttttttaatttaaggaaaCACGTTTATTTAGTGCACCATAAATAGAGCAGATAGTGTGAGAGCAACAGAGAGCTACCTGCCAAAAGCTAACACTTTCTACCCTAAGGTTATGTAATGTGTTAGCCTCTACGAAAGGGCGTGTTTTGACACATTTTCAGAGAACATAAAGGAACTGtcattcaaattttaaaagcttTGGGAACATTCAGCACCAACAGATCTTCCCACACTCTCCCTTTGACCGActtctgctttgtttcttttcattttcttgtgacAAGGTCTGAGGAAGGTACGGTCACACTTTGGTGTGAAACCCTGGTTACCACTCCTGGGAGCCATGCAGGAGAGGGGTCCTGACCCCCTCATTCTTTCTGACAGCCAGATTCTACCcgaggagagagaaacagcacACAACAGCCTTCTCTTTAGAACTCggcattttaaaattcagagcTGTATTATTCTCACGGAGTCAGTGAGACGAAATGTGTTTCCCCAGCAGTACACATGGAGTCTGCACCATGTGACTGTGGGCTCCAGCAGAGTCTACATGCTCCAGCCAGTCCCATGACCCAGATCTGACTGTCAGTtgtcaatccccctgcctcccaccCGTTTTATATTTTTTGGACATAGCCTTCAGAAGGTCCTGGAGAAAAAAGCTAGGCCGTTTTGATGGTCAACAGTGATGATGTATATAGTGATTCTCACCACACGTTTGGCCAGGCCCCTGTCAGTTTGCCTTCATAAGAACAAACTCTTTGAGAACCAGAGGCTTCCTGGTGGTCATCGGAACCTTCATAAAAGCTGGTCCTATCTCCTCTGAGCCTTCCATTCATCCAGAATGATAAAGCCTTCTAGTGTCTTACCATCCATCTTAAGACTTGGTAGGGTGCTTCCTAGCATGAATGAAACCCAGGGTTAGATCCCCAACGCTGTGTAAACCAGGTGTGGTTGCATGCTCCAGTAATCCCAGtacataggaggcagaggcaagagggtcagaagttcaaggttattttcGACTACATACAAGaaatcttgtaaaaaaaaaaatcagccaactAGCAAAACAAATAAGgaacaaataacaataacaacagcaaccaCGAACCCATAAAAGGGAGTAGAGGTGATTTCTGTGTGAATGGAAGAGCCATGGTTGGAATCAGGTGACAACGAGAGACCTTTTCTGTAAGCCATTTCTCTCACCCTGTCCCACCCTATCTGTATGACAGGAGTCTCGTTCAGAATACAGAGCAACAGGAAAAGTGGGAGACTGGACTTGGAGAATTGATTCGGTGGTGCGGTAGTTCCCATAAATATTGACTTGGGAGTGAGAGAGCCGTATGCAGCATGAGGGACTGCCGATCTGAGATATATTACACATTAGACCATATGCCGCTGACTTCAAGGATGACTTTGGACCAGCTCGTTTTGAGTGTCACTTATGAAAGATGGCATATTTGACTTTTAATATGATTGGTGATtagtctctgagccatctcacacaTCCTGGAGCAGAGAAAGACATGTACAGTGAAACAAATACAACTCTACCTAAGAGATCTCTGTGCTTGATTTCATCTTCCTTTTTCAACCTTTGCTGATATTTTCAGTGTCCCAGATTTGTTTATTCTAATATCACCTGGTTGATGCAGAGGAGGCTGCATTTAATAGATAAATTTATTCTTCAGAATAAAAAGATGCCCTTCTTCTCTTCAGTGGAatggtaaaacaaaaacaagcccaaTCCTTCAGACCTATTCGTTCAAGCCACAGGGACACCCACATCGAGAAATGAGAATGAGAGGTTAGCTCTTTAGGGAGAAAGTGGTGTGCAGTACCGGCAGC
Encoded proteins:
- the Sln gene encoding sarcolipin, with product MERSTQELFLNFTVVLITVLLMWLLVRSYQY